A region from the Vicia villosa cultivar HV-30 ecotype Madison, WI linkage group LG3, Vvil1.0, whole genome shotgun sequence genome encodes:
- the LOC131662452 gene encoding LOW QUALITY PROTEIN: receptor-like protein EIX1 (The sequence of the model RefSeq protein was modified relative to this genomic sequence to represent the inferred CDS: deleted 2 bases in 2 codons): MSTNDERMVSCNERDREILLTFKEGIVDSYGRISTWTTEKDCCAWEGIHCDNITRRVTRVELPFIFKDGHTKYLKGEMNLCILKLEFLSHLDLSDNAFNMVTIPSNHHNITHVSKLLYLDLSMNGNIVMDNLEWLSPFSSLKYLNLRKIDLHRESNWLHAVAMFPSLSELQLGGCKLNTFILNPSIEYMNLSSLITLDLSFNNFTSHFPGKFFNLTKHITYLDLRGSNIQGEILSNILNLRNLRHLYLSYNQLRGSIPHEIGQLSHIQTLDLYKNMLSGCIPPSLGNLSSLYSLSIGFNNFSGEISKKTFSKLNSLDSLDLSSLNVVFKFDFYWVPPFQLSALYLSQTNLGPNFPSWIYTQKSLESLDLYSSGISLVDRNKFVNLIETISYSIVLSDNSMAPDLSNITLKAYSFLFLDHNNFTGSLPNLSPMTEFVDFSYNSFFGSIPHSWKNLKSLYFISLWSNKLSGEVLVHLSQSTQLLVMNLGENEFSGTMPINMPPGLEVIILRANQFEGNIPTVLFNLSSLFHLDLAHNKLSGSIPDCGYNLTHMVTNQSLATWYGSIIELFQKGQDYVYTTNPDRRTIDLLVNSFSGKVPMELFRLVQVQTLNLSHNNFMGTIPKTIGGMKNLESLDLSNNMFYGEIPESTSVLNFLDYLNLSHNNLIGKIPIGTQLQSFDASSYFGNPNLCGAPLNNCTTEEENPKNVTPTRRNEDEDSMRESLYLGMGVGFAVGFWGMCGSLFLLRKWRHTYYQFVDGVSDKIYVTFIVMLNRFKRN; this comes from the exons ATGTCTACCAATGATGAGAGGATGGTTTCATGCAATGAGAGAGACCGAGAGATACTCTTAACCTTCAAAGAGGGAATCGTTGATAGTTATGGTCGAATATCAACATGGACAACCGAAAAAGATTGTTGTGCTTGGGAAGGAATCCACTGTGACAACATTACTAGAAGAGTTACACGAGTGGAGCTACCATTTATTTTTAAAGACGGGCACACCAAATATTTGAAAGGTGAGATGAATCTTTGTATTTTAAAACTTGAGTTTCTAAGTCACTTGGATTTGAGCGACAATGCCTTTAATATGGTAACTATTCCATCTAATCACCACAACATCACACATGTATCTAAACTTCTCTACCTTGATTTATCTATGAATGGTAACATTGTCATGGATAATCTTGAATGGCTTTCTCCATTTTCTTCTTTGAAATATCTCAACCTTCGCAAAATTGATCTTCATAGAGAATCTAATTGGCTTCATGCAGTGGCTATGTTTCCTTCACTATCAGAGTTACAGTTGGGGGGTTGTAAACTAAACACCTTCATACTCAACCCATCAATTGAGTATATGAATTTGTCTTCACTTATCACTCTTGATCTTTCTTTCAACAACTTCACCTCTCATTTTCCTGGTAAATTTTTTAATCTCACGAAACATATCACCTATCTTGATCTTAGAGGGAGTAATATACAAGGTGAGATACTTTCAAACATACTAAACCTTCGAAATTTAAGACACCTTTATCTCTCTTATAACCAACTCAGAGGATCAATTCCACATGAAATAGGCCAACTATCACATATTCAAACACTTGATCTTTACAAGAACATGTTAAGTGGTTGCATTCCTCCAAGTCTGGGAAACCTCTCATCCTTATATTCTCTATCTATTGGC TTTAATAATTTCTCTGGTGAAAtctca aaaaaaactttttccaaactcaATAGTTTAGATTCACTAGACTTGAGTAGTTTAAATGTTGTAttcaaatttgatttttattgggTTCCTCCTTTCCAACTCAGTGCACTTTATTTGAGTCAAACAAATCTAGGCCCAAATTTTCCATCATGGATATACACTCAGAAATCATTGGAGTCTCTCGATTTATACAGCTCGGGAATTTCATTGGTAGATAGGAATAAGTTTGTGAATCTTATAGAAACAATAAGCTATAGTATTGTTTTGTCAGACAATTCGATGGCTCCAGATTTATCAAACATAACATTGAAGGCttactcttttttatttttggatcACAATAATTTCACAGGAAGCCTCCCAAACTTATCACCAATGACCgaatttgttgatttttcttACAACTCATTTTTTGGATCAATTCCACATAGTTGGAAGAACTTAAAAAGTTTATATTTCATTAGCTTGTGGAGTAATAAGTTATCAGGTGAAGTTCTAGTGCACCTCTCTCAATCGACACAATTGCTAGTCATGAACTTGGGAGAAAATGAATTTTCAGGAACCATGCCAATCAACATGCCACCAGGCTTAGAAGTGATCATATTGAGAGCTAACCAATTTGAAGGGAACATTCCAACAGTGTTATTCAATCTCTCATCTTTATTCCATTTGGACCTAGCACATAACAAGCTTTCAGGATCTATTCCGGACTGCGGTTATAACTTGACTCATATGGTTACTAATCAATCTTTAGCTACATGGTATGGTAGTATAATTGAATTGTTTCAAAAAGGTCAAGATTATGTGTATACAACCAACCCTGATAGGCGAACTATTGACCTTTTAGTCAATAGCTTTTCAGGAAAAGTACCAATGGAATTATTTCGTCTTGTTCAAGTTCAAACATTAAATTTGTCTCACAATAATTTTATGGGAACAATACCAAAGACAATTGGAGGAATGAAAAATCTTGAATCTCTAGATCTCTCTAATAATATGTTTTATGGTGAAATTCCAGAAAGCACGAGTGTCCTGAATTTTTTAGACTATTTGAATCTATCTCACAACAATTTGATTGGAAAAATCCCAATTGGAACACAACTTCAAAGTTTTGATGCATCTAGCTACTTTGGAAATCCAAATTTGTGCGGAGCTCCTCTAAATAATTGTACCACAGAAGAAGAAAATCCTAAAAATGTAACACCAACaagaagaaatgaagatgagGACTCTATGAGAGAATCTTTATATCTAGGCATGGGAGTTGGGTTTGCAGTAGGTTTCTGGGGGATGTGTGGTTCTTTGTTTCTTCTTAGAAAATGGAGGCACACATATTATCAGTTTGTTGATGGAGTTAGTGACAAGATCTATGTAACTTTCATCGTAATGTTGAATCGTTTCAAGAGAAATTAA